The nucleotide sequence ATAAAGAAACGGCCGAGCGGCTCCTGTCGTTCATTCCGCAGCGCCGCCCCGCCGAGACGAATGAAATCGCGGCCGCCGTGCTGTTTCTCGCGTCCGATACCGCTTCTTACGTCAACGGGCACAACCTAGTCGTGGACGGCGGCTGGACCTGCGGCTTTTCCCGGGATTTCTGACAGATAACCCCACGGGTGCCCCTCCGGCGCCGCGGTTTACGGCGGCGAGTACCCCCCTGTCTTACAGGAAGCGGCAGCCCGCCTCACCCCTCTTTTCCGGACTGCTCCTGCGCCGGTTTCGGTGTGCGCGCCGTCACGGCATATTGCACGGCGATCCCAAGGAGGGTAAAGGCAATGGCGCCCAACCCCATCAGGTACAGCGTCGTTGGGCCAAACACCTGCACAAAACCCGCGCGCATTTCTTCGGTCAACGGCAAGCCGCCGCGGACCGCCTCGGCCAGCTCCTTGCCGCTGACCTGATTCGATATGGCAGTGTAGAATTCGAGCAGCAGCGGCGCCAGTGCGGCCCGCTTCACGTAGTAGCAGGTCCCAACAACGAGCAGGCTCGCGCCCTTGACCGACGAGACCAGCACGATTACGAAGCGCTGGAGAACCAGCGCGATAATGCCCCCCAACAACGCCGCGACCAACACCGCGGCTACAGAAACGGTCGTGAATGGCGTGTCGCTGTAGACGCAGACCATATAGCCGATCGCGCCCGCGGTCACCGCGCCGATTGTGAAAAGCACCGCAAAATAAAGAAGCACCATGAGCACCGCCCCTATGAACCCCCCGAGCACCACGGCGATAATTGCGATGGTCTGGTCCTCAGAGATTTGCAGCCCGGCCAGCCCCGCCGCGGCGGCGCCCCATGCAAGGCCCGCCAGAGCCAACAGCGGCAGAAACACCCGATATCCCAGAAAACAGAGAATCGCGCCGCCCGCCAGCGACGCAATTGCGCACCCGCTCAGGAAACTCTCGGTGAGTTCAGGCATAGTCACCTCCCCAACACTTCGTGGCGCGGTCCCCCGCGCGCACGCTGCACCGCATCTTCTCGCGCCGTTCGCGCAGCGGCGGCCG is from Candidatus Hydrogenedentota bacterium and encodes:
- a CDS encoding SDR family oxidoreductase, translating into KETAERLLSFIPQRRPAETNEIAAAVLFLASDTASYVNGHNLVVDGGWTCGFSRDF
- a CDS encoding DUF4203 domain-containing protein is translated as MPELTESFLSGCAIASLAGGAILCFLGYRVFLPLLALAGLAWGAAAAGLAGLQISEDQTIAIIAVVLGGFIGAVLMVLLYFAVLFTIGAVTAGAIGYMVCVYSDTPFTTVSVAAVLVAALLGGIIALVLQRFVIVLVSSVKGASLLVVGTCYYVKRAALAPLLLEFYTAISNQVSGKELAEAVRGGLPLTEEMRAGFVQVFGPTTLYLMGLGAIAFTLLGIAVQYAVTARTPKPAQEQSGKEG